The following proteins come from a genomic window of Acidimicrobiales bacterium:
- a CDS encoding exodeoxyribonuclease III: protein MAGPWRAEGTLRIATWNVNSLRARLPRVEEWLAYAAPDVLCMQETKIGDAAFPVMAFQSLGYETAFHGGAGRWNGVAIASRVGLDDVMAGFDDDPEAESRSIGATCAGVRVWSVYVPNGRSVGSEHYEAKLEWLGRLHDHLLRSCDPGSELVVCGDFNVAREDRDVYDPAKYVGATHVSEPERKAVDRLLDWGLEDVFRRCRPEDRLFTWWDYRAGDFHEHRGMRIDLVLATRSLADRAVLALIDRSARKGKLPSDHAPMFIDFAR, encoded by the coding sequence ATGGCCGGCCCCTGGCGGGCGGAGGGCACCCTCCGTATCGCGACCTGGAACGTGAACTCTCTGCGCGCCCGGCTCCCTCGGGTCGAGGAATGGCTCGCCTACGCGGCTCCGGACGTGCTGTGCATGCAGGAGACCAAGATCGGTGACGCCGCCTTCCCGGTCATGGCCTTCCAGTCGCTCGGCTACGAGACCGCCTTCCATGGGGGAGCGGGGCGCTGGAACGGCGTGGCCATCGCCAGCCGGGTGGGTCTCGACGACGTGATGGCGGGCTTCGACGACGATCCCGAGGCCGAGTCACGGTCCATCGGCGCCACCTGCGCCGGGGTGAGGGTGTGGTCGGTGTACGTCCCCAACGGCCGGTCGGTGGGGAGCGAGCACTACGAGGCCAAGTTGGAGTGGCTCGGACGGCTCCACGACCACCTCCTCCGCAGCTGCGACCCCGGTTCCGAGCTGGTCGTCTGCGGCGACTTCAACGTGGCCCGTGAGGACCGGGACGTGTACGACCCGGCGAAGTACGTCGGTGCCACCCACGTCAGCGAACCCGAGCGCAAGGCCGTCGACCGGCTCCTGGACTGGGGGCTCGAGGACGTCTTCCGCAGGTGCCGGCCCGAGGACCGGCTGTTCACCTGGTGGGACTACCGCGCCGGGGACTTCCACGAGCACCGCGGGATGCGGATCGATCTCGTGCTGGCCACGCGCAGCCTGGCCGACCGGGCCGTCCTGGCTCTGATCGACCGCAGCGCCCGCAAGGGCAAGCTTCCCTCTGACCACGCTCCGATGTTCATCGACTTCGCCCGGTAG
- the murF gene encoding UDP-N-acetylmuramoyl-tripeptide--D-alanyl-D-alanine ligase — DFVAGAVAAGAGAYLSARGPLAPRLPWIEVADTAAALLDVGRAARRHLPDRVVGVTGSVGKTTVKDLTAGALGARFRTWASARSFNNELGVPLTLANAPADTEALVIEMGARGPGHVALLCDIAAPAIGVVTVVAAAHTEMFGSVDEVAKAKSELVAALPATGTAVLNAADPRVLQMRVLTDATVLTFAHDPGVGADVGAEGVHMDDDLRPSFRLRTPWGTVPVQLPVRGEHNVGNALAAAGAALAAGVSLEEVAAGLASARRSPSRMDLRRAPSGLVVLDDSYNSNPVSLEAGLRALARLPARRRVAVLGVMAELGPEGPGEHRRLAELAASLDIEVLAVGTGAYGVSWTAADPAAAIAALAELGPLGGEAAVLVKASRVVGLGRVAEALLAP, encoded by the coding sequence ACGATTTCGTCGCCGGCGCCGTGGCCGCCGGTGCCGGCGCCTACCTGTCCGCCCGGGGCCCGCTCGCCCCCCGCCTGCCGTGGATCGAGGTCGCCGACACGGCGGCAGCGCTCCTGGACGTCGGGCGGGCGGCCCGCCGGCACCTCCCCGACCGGGTCGTCGGGGTGACCGGATCGGTCGGGAAGACGACGGTCAAGGACCTGACGGCCGGGGCGCTCGGCGCCCGCTTCCGCACCTGGGCCAGCGCCCGGTCGTTCAACAACGAGCTCGGCGTGCCCCTGACCCTGGCCAACGCCCCGGCCGACACCGAGGCGCTGGTGATCGAGATGGGGGCGCGGGGACCGGGCCACGTCGCGCTGCTCTGCGATATCGCCGCCCCCGCCATCGGTGTGGTCACGGTGGTCGCCGCCGCCCACACCGAGATGTTCGGGTCGGTCGACGAGGTCGCCAAGGCCAAGTCCGAGTTGGTCGCCGCGCTCCCGGCGACGGGCACGGCGGTCCTCAACGCCGCCGACCCGCGGGTGCTGCAGATGCGGGTGCTGACCGACGCCACGGTCCTGACCTTCGCCCACGACCCGGGCGTCGGCGCCGACGTGGGGGCCGAGGGGGTCCACATGGACGACGACCTGCGCCCCTCGTTCCGCCTCCGCACGCCCTGGGGCACGGTCCCGGTCCAGCTGCCCGTGCGCGGCGAGCACAACGTCGGCAACGCCCTGGCCGCGGCGGGCGCCGCCCTGGCTGCAGGCGTCTCCCTGGAGGAGGTGGCGGCCGGGTTGGCGTCGGCCCGACGCTCGCCCTCCCGGATGGACCTGCGGCGCGCCCCATCGGGGCTGGTGGTGCTCGACGACTCCTACAACTCCAACCCCGTGTCCCTCGAGGCCGGGCTGCGGGCCCTGGCCCGGCTGCCGGCGCGCCGCCGGGTGGCGGTCCTCGGGGTGATGGCGGAGCTGGGCCCCGAGGGCCCGGGGGAGCACCGCCGGCTGGCCGAGCTGGCGGCGTCCCTGGACATAGAGGTCCTGGCCGTGGGCACCGGCGCCTACGGCGTCTCCTGGACGGCGGCCGACCCCGCCGCGGCCATCGCCGCCCTCGCTGAGCTGGGCCCCCTCGGCGGGGAGGCGGCCGTGCTCGTGAAGGCGAGTCGGGTGGTCGGCCTCGGGCGGGTGGCCGAGGCCCTCCTGGCCCCCTGA
- a CDS encoding ATP-dependent DNA helicase UvrD2 — protein MDLLDGLDPAQRAAVTSTASPLCVLAGAGSGKTRVLTRRIAWRLATGDAQAAHVLALTFTRKAAGELAGRLRVLGIRDQVAAGTFHAVAYAQLRRRWADEGRPPPALLDRKVRVLAQLLPRNRAGVGGAAVQPADAAGEIEWAKARMVAPDDYAAEAEGAGRRPPLPPSAMAALYARYEEEKRRRGLVDFDDLLALCADAVETDPAFAAAQRWRFRHLFVDEFQDVNPAQYRLLSAWLGDSVDLCVVGDPRQAIYSWNGADPTLLTRFPEVFPGAEVVSLEENYRSSPQVLGVAAAVLGGPALRPNRPDGPVPEIRSFPTEEKEAQGVARLVRQARRPGAAWSDLAVLARTNAQLPQIERALRAAQVPYRVAGGAGFLNQPEIRDALQALGAAPPGSDFGSSLADLGVSTAASTPDAEDGRADGPADGSAVEQRRLQLAHLVELGREYAAMDPAPSASGFRAWLTASMADSGDGRRADAVTLATFHRAKGLEWPVVFLVGLERGLVPIGRASGPAAEAEERRLLYVAVTRAAERLVCTWAQRRSFGAKPMTRTASPFLDPIEAACAEMAGGARPVRSGAGIRAARARLERVPRRPAEEIAADADPAVMTALRKWRAGVARASGVPAYVIFHDSTLAAVAAARPRTPEQLLGLPGVGPVKVSRYGPDLLALLAEHPAV, from the coding sequence GTGGACCTCCTCGACGGCCTCGATCCCGCGCAGCGCGCCGCTGTCACCAGCACCGCCTCGCCTCTGTGCGTCCTGGCCGGGGCCGGATCGGGCAAGACCCGGGTCCTCACCAGGCGGATCGCCTGGCGCCTGGCCACGGGAGACGCCCAGGCCGCCCACGTCCTGGCCCTGACCTTCACCCGCAAGGCGGCCGGGGAGCTGGCCGGACGCCTGCGGGTGCTCGGCATCCGGGACCAGGTGGCCGCCGGGACCTTCCACGCCGTCGCCTACGCCCAGCTGCGCCGGCGGTGGGCCGACGAGGGGCGGCCGCCACCGGCCCTCCTCGACCGCAAGGTCCGCGTCCTGGCCCAGCTGCTGCCGCGCAACCGGGCGGGGGTCGGTGGCGCCGCTGTCCAGCCCGCCGACGCCGCGGGCGAGATCGAGTGGGCCAAGGCCCGGATGGTCGCTCCGGACGACTACGCGGCCGAGGCCGAGGGGGCGGGCCGGCGTCCCCCCCTTCCCCCGTCCGCCATGGCCGCCCTCTACGCCCGCTACGAGGAGGAGAAGCGCCGGCGGGGCCTGGTCGACTTCGACGATCTCCTGGCCCTGTGTGCGGATGCGGTCGAGACCGATCCCGCCTTCGCCGCCGCCCAGCGCTGGCGGTTCCGGCACCTGTTCGTGGACGAGTTCCAGGACGTCAATCCGGCCCAGTACCGGCTCCTGTCGGCCTGGCTCGGTGACTCGGTGGACCTGTGCGTGGTTGGCGACCCGCGCCAGGCCATCTACTCGTGGAACGGGGCCGATCCGACCCTGCTCACCCGCTTCCCCGAGGTCTTCCCGGGGGCGGAGGTCGTGAGCCTGGAGGAGAACTACCGGTCCTCACCCCAGGTCCTCGGCGTCGCCGCTGCCGTCCTCGGCGGCCCGGCCCTGCGGCCCAACCGGCCCGACGGCCCCGTGCCGGAGATCCGCAGCTTTCCCACCGAGGAGAAGGAGGCCCAGGGCGTGGCCCGGCTGGTCCGCCAGGCCCGCCGGCCGGGAGCGGCGTGGTCGGACCTCGCCGTTCTGGCCCGCACCAACGCCCAGCTGCCTCAGATCGAGCGGGCCCTCCGGGCCGCCCAGGTCCCGTACCGGGTGGCAGGGGGTGCGGGCTTCCTGAACCAGCCCGAGATCCGGGACGCACTGCAGGCGCTCGGTGCCGCTCCCCCGGGTTCGGACTTCGGTTCGTCCTTGGCCGACCTGGGCGTATCGACGGCGGCGTCGACACCGGATGCCGAGGACGGTCGCGCCGACGGTCCCGCCGACGGGTCGGCGGTGGAGCAGCGGCGACTGCAGCTGGCTCACCTGGTGGAGCTGGGCCGGGAGTACGCCGCCATGGACCCCGCTCCCAGCGCGTCGGGCTTCCGGGCGTGGCTGACGGCGTCGATGGCAGACAGCGGGGACGGCCGGCGCGCCGACGCCGTCACCCTGGCCACCTTCCACCGGGCCAAGGGCCTGGAATGGCCGGTCGTGTTCCTGGTGGGCCTCGAGCGGGGGCTGGTGCCGATCGGGCGCGCCAGCGGCCCGGCGGCCGAGGCCGAGGAGCGCCGCCTGCTCTACGTGGCGGTCACACGGGCCGCCGAGCGGCTGGTGTGCACGTGGGCCCAGCGCCGGAGCTTCGGCGCCAAGCCGATGACCCGGACGGCCTCGCCCTTCCTCGACCCCATCGAGGCGGCGTGCGCCGAGATGGCCGGAGGGGCCCGGCCGGTCCGCTCCGGCGCCGGCATCCGGGCCGCCCGGGCCCGCCTCGAGCGGGTGCCCCGCCGGCCGGCCGAGGAGATCGCGGCCGACGCCGACCCCGCGGTCATGACCGCCCTGCGGAAGTGGCGGGCGGGGGTGGCCCGGGCCTCCGGGGTGCCCGCCTACGTGATCTTCCACGACTCGACCCTCGCCGCCGTGGCGGCGGCCCGGCCCCGGACCCCCGAGCAGCTGCTGGGGCTCCCCGGGGTGGGACCGGTCAAGGTCTCGCGCTACGGGCCGGACCTGCTGGCCCTGCTGGCCGAGCACCCGGCCGTCTAG